A genome region from Fusarium musae strain F31 chromosome 5, whole genome shotgun sequence includes the following:
- the COX13 gene encoding Cytochrome c oxidase subunit 6A, mitochondrial (EggNog:ENOG41~BUSCO:EOG09265JVH): MSDDGQELVTKPFKFVTGTDARFPNQNQTKHCWQNYVDYHKCILAKGEDFAPCRQFWLSYRSLCPSGWYQRWDEQREAGNFPVKLDA; the protein is encoded by the exons ATGTCGGACGACGGTCAGGAGCTTGTCACCAAGCCTTTCAAGTTTGTCACTG GCACTGACGCCCGTTTCCCCAACCAGAACCAGACCAAGCACTGCTGGCAAAACTACGTCGATTACCACAAGTGCATTCTCGCCAAGGGTGAGGACTTTGCGCCTTGCCGCCAG TTCTGGCTGTCTTACCGATCTCTCTGCCCCTCCGGCTGGTATCAGCGCTGGGACGAGCAGCGCG AGGCCGGAAACTTCCCCGTCAAGCTCGACGCCTAA
- a CDS encoding hypothetical protein (EggNog:ENOG41) has translation MAPRNVNVLVTSFAGLGLPPTLVLPLASSTTVTELRQRIDDRLPTTQSRLILTTLSNNQLPASSDSPISSYLSTADDEFLSLRLAVPLCGGKGGFGSQLRAAGGRMSSRKKKSQEDHGSSRNLDGRRLRTVNEAKALAEYLAIKPEMEKKEKEKRRERWEQIVQMSEQKEAEIKSGSKSRLDGQWVEDKEESSERTREAVLAAMKAGNYKDNLLGTSHDSSSTQPSNDQSGSDEDKGTSSDQSTPLPVEGAKADKGKGKATTFFGFDEDDEFMSSDDEDEEK, from the coding sequence ATGGCTCCCCGAAACGTGAACGTGCTGGTCACTAGCTTCGCTGGCCTAGGATTACCACCGACCCTCGTTCTTCCTctggcatcatcgacaacagTTACAGAACTGCGCCAACGCATAGATGATCGACTCCCGACGACTCAGTCAAGACTCATCCTCACCACACTTTCCAACAACCAACTTCCAGCCTCATCAGACTCTCCCATCTCCAGCTATCTCTCCACTGCCGACGATGAATTCCTTTCCTTGCGACTCGCTGTTCCCCTTTGTGGTGGCAAGGGTGGTTTCGGGTCTCAACTTCGAGCCGCGGGTGGTCGCATGTCTTCGCGCAAAAAGAAGAGCCAAGAGGACCACGGATCTAGCCGAAACCTGGATGGGCGACGTCTGCGTACTGTAAATGAGGCCAAGGCTTTAGCCGAGTATCTAGCTATCAAGCCCGAGatggaaaagaaggagaaagagaagcgCCGTGAGCGCTGGGAACAGATCGTTCAAATGTCAGAACAGAAGGAAGCTGAAATCAAGTCGGGCAGCAAGAGTCGTCTTGACGGTCAGTGGGTCGAGGACAAGGAAGAGAGCAGTGAGCGAACCCGAGAGGCTGTTCTGGCTGCCATGAAGGCTGGTAACTACAAAGACAACTTGCTTGGCACATCTCACGATTCAAGCTCTACACAACCAAGCAACGACCAATCCGGTTCAGATGAGGACAAGGGTACATCATCAGACCAGTCAACGCCGCTCCCCGTCGAAGGGGCCAAGGCCGATAAGGGCAAGGGTAAAGCTACGACATTCTTTGGATtcgatgaggacgacgaaTTTATGAGTTcagacgatgaggatgaggaaaaATGA